The genomic DNA CGCTGGAACGAAGATTTCGAGCAGCATCCCAACACCATTTTCATGCGCCGTCTCGAAGTGGACAAGAAGGCCATTGATTCGGCCGAAGTCATTCTCGAAGGCAACGGCGCTTCCCGCGGCGCCGGCCAGGGTACCGTCAAGTACCTTCGCTCCGCCTTGGAACTGAACAAGATCAATAAGGGCGACATTCTGGCCGCAGATCGTACCGATCCGGACATGGTTCCCGGTATGCGCATAGCTTCTGCCATTCTGGCCGACGTGGGCGGCGACACCAGCCACGCGGCCATTACCTCGCGCGAGCTGGGCATCCCGGCCATTATCGGTATTCAGCGTCTCGAAGCCCTGCGTTCCCTGGAAGGACAGCAGGTCACCGTTGACGGTTCCCGCGGCAAGGTCTACCGGGGCGAACTGCCCCTGGTCGAAGTGGGCGGCGAGATCAACGTTGGCGAACTGCCTGCCACCAAGACCAAGGTCGGCCTGATTCTGGCCGACGTGGGCCAGGCCCTGTTCCTGTCCCGCCTGCGCCGGGTGCCCGATTTCGAGATCGGCCTCCTGCGCGCCGAGTTCATGCTCGGCAACATCGGGGTCCATCCCATGGCCCTGGAAGCCTATGACAAGGACACCCTGAATGATCTGGTGGAAGAGAAGCTCCAGGAAATGGACCATCATCTGACCAAGGTCATGAAGGAGCAACTCGATTCCGGTCTGATTACCATGCCGCTCAAGTTGCGCGAATACGTCGGTTTGATTACCGGCCTGACCCATCGCATGGAGTCCCTGGCCGAGCAGGAGGGTGCCCGGAGCACTGACGAGGTGCTTGCCATGCACCGCCGCCTCCGCGAAATGGACCACAAGCTCGACGAGCATATTTCTCACGCCACTGAACGGCTGGACGTTCTCAAGACCTCCATCGACCCCGAGGCCCACGTGGCCGTCGTTCTCGGCTACCACGACATGCTCGAGCCCACTCCGACGGTTCGCACCGAGGCGTGGAAAATCCGCCAGCAGCATGAGAAGACTGTGGCCGAATATGTGGATCGCCTCAAGGATGATCCGGATTTCGTTGCCTACATTGACAAGATCATCCGTCTGCGCGAGGAAGTAGCCCTCAAGATGGGCCTGAAGTCCGAGATGGACGAGGTGGCGACCCTGCCCGACCGTATCCGCAAGCTGTTGGAATCTCGTGGATACACCACCGGCAAGGAGAACTACATCCAGACCCTGGCCCAGGGCTTGGCCCTGTTCGCCATGGCCTTTTACGGCAGCAACATCGTCTACCGGACCACCGACTTCAAGTCCAACGAGTACCGCAATCTGCTCGGCGGCTCCCTGTTCGAAGCTCATGAAGACAACCCCATGATCGGCTACAGGGGTGTTTCCCGCAACATTCACGACTGGGAACTCGAAGCCTTCAAGTTGGCGCGCGGCATCTACGGCGGCACCAATTTGTCCATCATGTTCCCGTTCGTCCGAACCCTGGAAGAGGCCCGCTCCATGAAGCGGTACCTCAAGCAGGTCCACAACCTGGAATCCGGCAAGGACGGGCTGAAGGTCATCCTCATGGCCGAAATCCCGAGCAACGCCGTGTTGTGCAAGGAATTCCTCAAGGAAGTGGACGGATTCTCTATCGGTTCCAACGACATGACCCAGATGGTTCTGGCCACCGACCGCGACAACGCCAGCCTTCAGCACATCTACGATGAGGAAGATCCGGCCGTTATCTGGGCCATTCTGTCCGCCATCTTCGCTGGCCAGAAGGTTTGCAAGAAGGTCGGCTTCTGCGGCCAGGGCGTATCCAACAGCGTCATTCTGCGCGGCCTCGTGACCATTGCGGGCATTGTCTCTGCTT from Pseudodesulfovibrio thermohalotolerans includes the following:
- a CDS encoding PEP/pyruvate-binding domain-containing protein, with amino-acid sequence MAKAKNDATENAPAAKAKKADTKVESLKQKLVLNGAEIKKIGEDAELLVGGKNYNTAIISQVPGIRAPEFRAISSNAFHILLDETKVNAAVVRSTVDKEYNKIDWYSDAVNEDSDYLQQFVRQVGKRIREESKKQSGTLIRLRTFINNVVEGFATSPEGIDQLRMRSVLVQSAILSVEMPEEVGKEVKAAYKFICKEAGLDDVPVAVRSSAAGEDSRKKAFAGLQDTYLNIVGAEECLEAYHWDCASAYNLRSMTYRREAILDAITKAEKTGDDSIAESAKKEWAIEHTSLSVCIMRMINPVISGTAFSADTATGCRGTDRNDLVSIDASYGLGEAVVGGMVTPDKFYVFQREGGREVVIRYMGCKERKIVYKEDGSGTHVVKVPDNEVFRWALSIAQAETVAEGVRNISKAYGGMIMDTEFCIDKTDRLWFVQARPETRWNEDFEQHPNTIFMRRLEVDKKAIDSAEVILEGNGASRGAGQGTVKYLRSALELNKINKGDILAADRTDPDMVPGMRIASAILADVGGDTSHAAITSRELGIPAIIGIQRLEALRSLEGQQVTVDGSRGKVYRGELPLVEVGGEINVGELPATKTKVGLILADVGQALFLSRLRRVPDFEIGLLRAEFMLGNIGVHPMALEAYDKDTLNDLVEEKLQEMDHHLTKVMKEQLDSGLITMPLKLREYVGLITGLTHRMESLAEQEGARSTDEVLAMHRRLREMDHKLDEHISHATERLDVLKTSIDPEAHVAVVLGYHDMLEPTPTVRTEAWKIRQQHEKTVAEYVDRLKDDPDFVAYIDKIIRLREEVALKMGLKSEMDEVATLPDRIRKLLESRGYTTGKENYIQTLAQGLALFAMAFYGSNIVYRTTDFKSNEYRNLLGGSLFEAHEDNPMIGYRGVSRNIHDWELEAFKLARGIYGGTNLSIMFPFVRTLEEARSMKRYLKQVHNLESGKDGLKVILMAEIPSNAVLCKEFLKEVDGFSIGSNDMTQMVLATDRDNASLQHIYDEEDPAVIWAILSAIFAGQKVCKKVGFCGQGVSNSVILRGLVTIAGIVSASVVPDTYHQTKHDIAAVEAENIKTRDLGKWLKKQHMIKLQDLLEENSYGHILKKYKSPEDFMEWYEGELDRFSEQLRDHMETPKEEFYRQEMEQFRSTFHKPVIYASWDWSNTVEDALHHAGFASFEEQEAALEMQRKKQW